The genomic DNA TCCGGCAGAGAAAAATTTCTACTCCGCACCGGATTGCCGCCATTGCCGCCATTGCCGCCGCTGCAGGGTCGGCTTATTTGTTATCCGACGGCAGCAGAAACTCCGGTGAGCTCCaagttctttgttttttattgttCCAAACTCCGGTCAAACATTTTTTGCTTGGTGGGTAATTGAGGAAATGTCAAAGGTTGGGTTTTGATTGATCAAACATTTAATTGAGATCGAGATTCAGAAATCATTTGAGATGTTTTTGGCCTTAAtgtttataaattttaactaaACATTGGTGTGCTTTTAGTCGATTAACCGTGATTTTAGTCCATTTGTTTGTAGCTACGGTAATCATATCTTTCTTCTGAATTGGGTTTTAGATTATACGGCATCAGTGTCAATCACTGCACCATTGCGCGAATCCTTGCAGCTTCCATGGCAAACGGGGCTATTGGCTCCACTGTTTTCTGTGGGAACTAGTTCAATTCCATCATCAGATATAAGGAAGGATATTTCTGGTGTTTCCCCTTCTGAAGAGGCCCCTAAGCCATGTTCTGGATGTTTGAGCAGGGATTCTTTCGCAAAGGCTGCTGCGAAGGTTGGTCCTGCTGTTGTCAACATCTCTGCTCCAGAGGGTGAGAacggattttgggttttctgtttttctggttttgcatttttatttgaggtagttttattttattgagaAATCGACAATAATGCTAGTTTGTCAACTGAGTCTTTTAGGTGCATATGGGATCACTCCGGGAAAGAGTATAGGCTCTGGGACGATTATTGATGAGGACGGTACAATTTTAACATGCGCACATACTGTAGTTGATTTTTATGGCCTGAGAGCTTCATCAAAAGGGAAGGTTAGAAACTACATCCCAGTTCTCGTCATTTAACATATCACATTGTTACATATTGGAAGGGGAAAGAGTTGTAAGACTGAGTTACGAAATGCAGTAGGTTTGATGTTTGGTGGAACTTGGTACAGGTTCATGTCACCTTGCAAGATGGTAGAACATTTGAGGGTACCGTGGTCAATGCAGATTTACAATCCGATGTGGCTATAGTAAAGATAAATTCTAAAACCCCACTGCCAACAGCAAAGCTAGGCAGTTCGCGTAAACTTCAACCTGGGGATTGGGTGATAGCTGTTGGCTGTCCACTTTCACTTCAGAATACCGTCACAGCTGGTATCGTAaggtaaaaataataattttgagtAATAAGGAgttgttcttttcttttaccAGTTATAAAATGAAACTCCTAGCAACGAAGCAATTTCAACCCTTTGTCTCTTAAATTGACAATGGTAAGCATCCTTGTTCTTGCTGTTTCCTCATTTTGTTTCTCTGTAAAATCTAGTTGTGTTGACCGAAAGAGCACTGATTTGGGTCTTGGTGGAGTGCGGAGAGAGTATTTACAGACAGATTGCGCAATCAACccggtatctctctctcttcattttgTGCGTCCCATAATAAAATGTGTCTAAGACTtggctctttttttttctggtcTCTCACTTGCCTGGTGCAGGGAAATTCTGGGGGGCCTTTGGTCAATATTGACGGAGAAGTGATTGGTGTTAATATTATGAAAGTCTATGCTGCTGATGGATTGAGTTTTGCCTTCCCAATTGATTCAGTCACCAAAATCATGGAGCACTTCAAGAAAAGTGGGTACGCTTGTTTCAGCATGAAACTCATTATCTAGGACTCTAAAGTATAACTGTATGACAAATCGGTTTCCTTTATGGCAGCATCTGTGAAGCTAACCAGTCATGTTTGGCAGGAGGGTTGTTCGGCCTTGGGTTGGACTAAAGATGGTTGATCTCACTGAGGTCATCATCACCCAGCTTAAAGAAAGAGATCCTACATTTCCAAACGTGAAGAAAGGCATTCTTGTGCCTATGGTATGTGCATAGTTGCTTCCTTCCACAGGGGTGGGGAATAATCGAATATATCTATACCATCCTTTGGCAGTTTCTGAATCACAAAGACATTTAAATGACTTCGTACTTTCGTACCAAATCTGCCAAGAGTTCCGTTTTATGCATCCGtattttctaaatgggtgtGTGATGTACAAATATGAAAacgatgctttttttttttccgttaagATAGCTGGATCAATCATCTAATAATTTTCCCATTGTTCGTCGTATTGTAGGTAACTCCTGGGTCACCTGCTGAACGAGCCGGGTTCCGTCCTGGTGATGTCGTTATTGAATTTGATGGAAACGCTGTTGCAAGCATCAAGGAGGTACTCAGAACCCTTATCATaatattattacattttgaaatCACCAAATTAGGCATATGGCTGGTTTTTGCTGAAATTTGTCCTAGCAGACATGAATAGTATTTACTCCAAACTTTAGCATATGACTTGGTTATATGATTAGGAAAGAGATCCAAGATCTCTAACACCAAAGCCTGCGGATCAAGTGATCCAGGCCTtcgaaatttgatccaacggctaaaattattataacttttaaaaggacctctgtttttagccgttgaatcaaatttcaaaggtccggATCACTTAATCCGCGGgctttggtggaagagatccgcgggctttggtggaagagatccggagaggatctctttccataTGATTATGCAATATGATGGTTCATATGAGTGGTGAAATTGTGACAGATCATTGAAATAATGGGGGACCGAGTCGGGGTGCCCATCGGGGTAGTCGTCATACGAGCGAGAGACGATACAGTGACCTTAACAGTGATCCCAGAGGAGTCCAATTCAGATATGTAAGCGAAAACCTTTTGTTTTCAGGATGTTTGTTGTTAGTTTGGTTCCTGTAATCCTGTGACTTAAAAGGAAGAAGAGCGTATGCATTTGCCAGCTAGTAAGCACGCGTTCGTGTAAGGTCGAAAGAAAACACTCTTGATATTGATGTGAATCATTTCGTAAATTGATATTGCCTCTAtgtacaacaacaataacaaagccTTAACTCACCATGTGGGTCCGATGTATGAATCTCAAAACGTTACTGCGCTCGTTTTTGCACCAAGTCTTCCAAGTGTTGCGAACCAAAACTTTGGAGATAAAAGTTTACCAGTAAAACTAACCAACTGTTATATACATGTAACCCCGATGTTGAACAATCTCTAGCACATTCCTCATCTCCTCAGATATTTATAACGTACTAATCTCAACCCTAAATAATTTGAACTGtatatttgcattttgcacTAGTTCAGGAAGTTTCTTCTGGCTTTAGAAAATTATAGTATTCAATCTGAGTCATCTCTCCTCCATTTTCGGGGTCAAACTGGCATCGGTAGAAGCTGCAAAGGCAATTCGATACTTGGATTAGACGAGTAATATTCACACGCggcaaagaaaagaatgaaGTTGATTACGAATTAAAATCAAGAACGTCCTAGTTGAAGCTAGTTCCACGGAATCAATAGAcatataaacaaaaaacaacaaacaaaaacaaattcccTTACCTTCCGTCCATGCCAAGAATCACTACTGTGTTCTTCTGGTGGCCAAAGGCAACAATGTACCGCAAACCTTCCTGCAAGTGATATTTAGCCACTGACCATTCTGAGCTGAAATACTTTGGCAGCACGCCTGAGAACGATAAACCTAGAATGGAACCGAAAGACCAAGATCAGAATCCACAACTGTCATTCATTTCAAAATTGACATTAATCCAAAACACAGCAGGCATAGGATATTCCGAGTAACAGGATCTGCAAGTTAAGCATAAGTTAAAAGGCAAACTAGCTGTTGCTGTGAAGCAAGAATAGGCTACATGATGCAATATTTTCACTATATTCAACCCCCCAACCGATAAGTTTGAGTATTTCGCAATAATTAGAACGAGAAACTACTAGTTTGAAGTACAAgataagcaaaaaaataatcaaattttcttttttgtcgcCGAAGAGCCCTCAAGTATAAGCTATGCAAAGTATGTTACCCCCACAACTGATAAGTTTGAGTATTTCGCAATAATTAGAACGAGAAACTACTAGATGAAGTACAAGATAtgcaaaaaaa from Pyrus communis chromosome 17, drPyrComm1.1, whole genome shotgun sequence includes the following:
- the LOC137722423 gene encoding putative protease Do-like 14, with product MNHFLRKISTPHRIAAIAAIAAAAGSAYLLSDGSRNSDYTASVSITAPLRESLQLPWQTGLLAPLFSVGTSSIPSSDIRKDISGVSPSEEAPKPCSGCLSRDSFAKAAAKVGPAVVNISAPEGAYGITPGKSIGSGTIIDEDGTILTCAHTVVDFYGLRASSKGKVHVTLQDGRTFEGTVVNADLQSDVAIVKINSKTPLPTAKLGSSRKLQPGDWVIAVGCPLSLQNTVTAGIVSCVDRKSTDLGLGGVRREYLQTDCAINPGNSGGPLVNIDGEVIGVNIMKVYAADGLSFAFPIDSVTKIMEHFKKSGRVVRPWVGLKMVDLTEVIITQLKERDPTFPNVKKGILVPMVTPGSPAERAGFRPGDVVIEFDGNAVASIKEIIEIMGDRVGVPIGVVVIRARDDTVTLTVIPEESNSDM